From a region of the Butyrivibrio sp. AE3004 genome:
- the folD gene encoding bifunctional methylenetetrahydrofolate dehydrogenase/methenyltetrahydrofolate cyclohydrolase FolD, whose product MNIIDGKIISQQVKDEVKARTLQLKEEKGIEVCLAVILVGADPASQVYVRNKKKACEYVGFKSLSYELPEETSQEELLTLIDKLNKDENVHGILVQMPVPKHIDEKTVIDAISPEKDVDGFHPMNVGALCIGEPGFVSCTPAGIIQLLKRSDVDINGKECVIVGRSNIVGKPMALLMLRENATVTVAHSRTKNLKEVCKRADILIAAVGKAKMITEDFVKEGAVVIDVGINRNSETGKLCGDVDYENVATKCSYITPVPGGVGPMTIAMLMNNCLESALRTVGE is encoded by the coding sequence ATGAATATTATTGACGGCAAGATTATTTCTCAACAGGTAAAGGATGAAGTAAAGGCAAGAACATTACAGCTAAAGGAGGAGAAAGGCATAGAAGTATGCCTGGCAGTAATTCTTGTAGGTGCAGATCCTGCATCACAGGTATATGTAAGGAATAAAAAGAAGGCATGTGAATATGTCGGCTTTAAATCTTTATCGTATGAGCTGCCTGAGGAGACATCTCAGGAAGAGCTTTTAACACTTATTGATAAGTTAAATAAAGACGAAAATGTACACGGTATTCTCGTGCAAATGCCTGTTCCTAAACATATAGATGAAAAGACAGTTATAGATGCTATTTCACCTGAAAAAGATGTGGACGGCTTTCATCCTATGAATGTAGGCGCATTATGCATTGGAGAACCCGGCTTTGTCTCCTGCACTCCTGCAGGTATAATACAGCTTTTAAAGCGTTCTGATGTAGATATAAATGGTAAAGAATGCGTTATTGTCGGAAGAAGTAATATTGTCGGTAAACCGATGGCTCTTCTTATGCTTAGAGAAAATGCTACCGTAACTGTTGCTCATTCAAGGACAAAAAATCTGAAAGAGGTTTGTAAAAGAGCAGATATTCTTATTGCTGCTGTCGGTAAAGCAAAAATGATTACAGAGGATTTTGTCAAAGAAGGTGCGGTTGTAATAGATGTAGGTATTAACAGAAACTCTGAGACCGGGAAACTGTGTGGTGATGTTGATTATGAGAATGTTGCAACTAAATGCAGCTATATAACTCCCGTGCCCGGTGGAGTAGGACCTATGACAATAGCTATGCTTATGAATAATTGCTTAGAATCAGCCCTTAGAACGGTCGGAGAATGA